The following coding sequences are from one Triticum dicoccoides isolate Atlit2015 ecotype Zavitan chromosome 4A, WEW_v2.0, whole genome shotgun sequence window:
- the LOC119286609 gene encoding photosynthetic NDH subunit of subcomplex B 1, chloroplastic-like: protein MQTPTMPTPMATRAPTSTMAAKLPAPSTPRQCYLLPNRRAGLARGAPLASPKKRNPWLDPFDDGPDEEFDYTGVYSGGKQEEDPRPPEDAENPYGFLRFPTGYMPELDSLASKVRGDVRRVCCVVSGGVYENVLFLPVVQMLKDRYPGVLVDVVASARGKQVYEMCKNVRYANVYDPDDEWPEPAEYTHQLGVMKNRYYDMVLSTKLAGTGHALFLFMSSAREKVGYVYPNVNGAGAGLFLTEMFKPATTNLADGGYNMYQDMLEWLGRPAKGVPQQPTPPLRVSISKKLRAVVEDKYNRAGVEKGKYVVIHGIESDSVANMKSRGDDDCLLPLELWAEIAMEISSGGNGLRPLFVMPHEKHREEIEEVVGEETAYLFITTPGQLTCLINDSAGVVATNTAAVQLANARDKPCVALFSSKAKARLFLPYAEERKSCTVVASATGKLDGIDIEAVKKAVKDLEPAPSFALAQT, encoded by the exons ATGCAAACACCAACCATGCCGACGCCGATGGCCACGCGGGCGCCGACGTCGACAATGGCGGCGAAGCTGCCCGCGCCGTCGACCCCGCGGCAATGCTACCTTCTACCAAACCGCCGGGCAGGGCTGGCGCGCGGCGCCCCCTTGGCGTCGCCCAAGAAGCGGAACCCGTGGCTCGACCCGTTCGACGACGGGCCCGACGAGGAGTTCGACTACACGGGCGTGTACTCGGGCGGGAAGCAGGAGGAGGACCCGCGGCCGCCGGAGGACGCGGAGAACCCCTACGGCTTCCTCCGGTTCCCCACGGGGTACATGCCGGAGCTGGACAGCCTGGCGTCCAAGGTGCGCGGCGACGTGCGCCGCGTCTGCTGCGTGGTCTCCGGCGGGGTGTACGAGAACGTGCTCTTCCTCCCCGTGGTGCAGATGCTCAAGGACCGGTACCCCGGCGTGCTCGTCGACGTGGTGGCGTCCGCGCGCGGGAAGCAGGTCTACGAGATGTGCAAGAACGTGCGGTACGCCAACGTGTACGACCccgacgacgagtggccggagcccGCCGAGTACACCCACCAGCTCGGCGTCATGAAA AATAGGTACTACGACATGGTCCTGTCGACCAAGCTGGCGGGGACGGGGCACGCGCTGTTCCTCTTCATGTCGTCGGCGCGGGAGAAGGTCGGCTACGTCTACCCCAACGTCAACGGTGCCGGCGCCGGGCTGTTCCTCACCGAGATGTTCAAGCCGGCGACCACCAACCTCGCCGACGGCGGCTACAACAT GTACCAGGACATGCTGGAGTGgctggggcggccggccaagggcgtGCCGCAGCAGCCGACGCCGCCGCTCAGGGTGTCCATCTCCAAGAAGCTGAGGGCGGTGGTGGAGGACAAGTACAACCGCGCGGGCGTGGAGAAGGGCAAGTACGTCGTCATCCACGGCATAGAATCCGACTCCGTCGCCAACATGAAGTCCCGGGGAGACGACGACTGCCTCCTCCCCCTCGAACTCTGGGCAGAGATCGCCATGGAGATCAG CTCCGGAGGCAATGGGCTGAGGCCTCTGTTTGTGATGCCACATGAGAAGCACCGGGAAGAGATCGAGGAGGTTGTCGGCGAGGAGACGGCCTACCTGTTCATCACTACTCCTGGACAG CTCACCTGCCTCATCAATGACTCTGCCGGCGTCGTGGCGACCAACACCGCCGCCGTCCAGCTCGCCAATGCCCGTGACAAGCCATG TGTGGCGCTGTTCTCCTCCAAGGCGAAGGCGAGGCTGTTCCTGCCGTACGCGGAGGAGAGGAAGAGCTGCACCGTCGTCGCGTCGGCGACAGGCAAGCTGGACGGCATTGACATCGAGGCGGTGAAGAAGGCCGTCAAGGACTTGGAGCCCGCTCCTAGCTTCGCGTTGGCCCAAACATAA